The proteins below come from a single Bacteroidales bacterium WCE2004 genomic window:
- a CDS encoding biopolymer transport protein ExbB: MKKFFMFLAGAATMALSAVSAFAQEEMSAADLLSGSEVPINQALKTKFIEGGPEFMSLIIICLIIGLALAIERILYLSFSKINTKKLVEKVEAALNEGGIEKAKEVCRNTKGPVASIFYQGLLRYDQGIDVVEKSIISYGSVQQSQLESGLSWISLFIAIAPSLGFLGTVIGMINAFDAIQSAGDISPNIVAGGMKVALITTVGGLIVAMILQVFYNYILAKIESITIDMEDSSICLIDVLTKYSNKK, translated from the coding sequence ATGAAAAAGTTTTTCATGTTTTTGGCAGGTGCAGCCACCATGGCCCTCTCTGCAGTTAGCGCATTCGCCCAGGAAGAGATGAGCGCAGCCGATCTCCTCAGCGGCAGCGAGGTGCCCATCAACCAGGCCCTCAAGACCAAGTTCATCGAAGGTGGTCCGGAGTTCATGTCCCTGATCATCATCTGCTTGATCATCGGTCTTGCCCTCGCCATCGAGCGCATCCTCTATCTCTCCTTCTCCAAGATCAACACCAAGAAGCTGGTCGAGAAGGTCGAGGCTGCCCTCAACGAAGGTGGTATCGAGAAGGCTAAGGAAGTCTGCCGCAACACCAAGGGTCCCGTCGCCAGCATCTTCTACCAGGGTCTCCTGCGCTACGACCAGGGCATCGACGTGGTCGAGAAGAGCATCATCTCCTACGGCAGCGTTCAGCAGAGCCAGCTGGAGAGCGGTCTTTCCTGGATCTCCCTGTTCATCGCCATCGCCCCGTCCCTCGGATTCCTCGGTACGGTTATCGGTATGATCAACGCCTTCGACGCCATCCAGAGCGCTGGTGACATCTCCCCGAACATCGTCGCCGGTGGTATGAAGGTCGCCCTTATCACTACGGTCGGTGGTCTCATCGTCGCCATGATCCTCCAGGTCTTCTACAACTACATCCTTGCGAAGATCGAGTCCATCACCATCGACATGGAAGACTCCTCCATCTGCCTCATCGACGTGCTCACCAAGTACAGCAACAAGAAATAA
- a CDS encoding FtsX-like permease family protein: MQAGGFIARRLRVKEKMAVVAIAISFFVIIIAVAISAGFRREIRGGVSAVTGDILLTGPSADLTGGADPVRTPARLQELAGVRGVERIEPVIYSAGILKIGDDIQGALFKGTAADTVSMGVRIPSTLATRFGLQAGDDLTAWFVGEKTKVRKWHVLSVYESPMATEAGQLLYVPIGDLRRLHEWAEDESSLLEVAVDPRFRDRAALAERTSELGWRATALAGADEDPLRAVAATERFPQLFDWLDLIDFNVYAILLLMTVVAGFNMISGLLILLFRHVSTIGTLKTLGMGDRAVAGVFLRVGARTAAIGMAAGNALALLFCLVQGTTHWIKLNPENYFVSFVPVHVDLPGILVADAAAFLGILLLLLIPTLFISRVDPARTVKAE, encoded by the coding sequence ATGCAGGCCGGCGGCTTCATAGCCCGGCGCCTGCGCGTCAAGGAGAAGATGGCTGTCGTCGCGATAGCCATCTCCTTCTTTGTAATCATCATAGCCGTCGCCATTTCCGCCGGATTCCGGCGGGAGATCCGCGGCGGCGTCTCGGCCGTCACGGGCGACATCCTGCTGACAGGCCCTTCCGCCGACCTGACCGGCGGCGCCGATCCCGTCCGCACCCCCGCCCGGCTGCAAGAGCTGGCGGGGGTGCGCGGCGTGGAGCGGATCGAGCCGGTGATCTACAGCGCCGGCATCCTCAAGATCGGAGACGACATCCAGGGCGCCCTCTTCAAGGGGACGGCCGCGGACACGGTGTCGATGGGCGTGCGCATCCCGTCCACGCTCGCGACGCGTTTCGGCCTGCAGGCCGGCGATGACCTGACGGCGTGGTTCGTCGGGGAGAAGACCAAGGTCCGCAAGTGGCATGTCCTTTCTGTCTATGAGAGCCCGATGGCCACGGAGGCGGGGCAGCTGCTCTATGTCCCCATCGGGGACCTGCGGCGCCTGCACGAGTGGGCGGAGGACGAGTCTTCCCTGCTGGAGGTGGCCGTGGATCCGCGTTTCCGCGACCGCGCCGCGCTGGCGGAGCGGACGTCCGAGCTGGGCTGGCGCGCCACCGCGCTCGCCGGCGCCGACGAGGACCCGCTGCGCGCCGTCGCCGCCACGGAGCGTTTCCCCCAGCTGTTCGACTGGCTGGACCTGATCGATTTCAACGTGTATGCGATCCTGCTGCTGATGACCGTGGTGGCGGGATTCAACATGATTTCCGGCCTGCTGATCCTGCTGTTCCGGCATGTCAGCACGATCGGTACGCTCAAGACCCTCGGGATGGGCGACCGCGCCGTGGCCGGGGTCTTCCTGCGGGTCGGCGCCCGCACCGCCGCCATCGGGATGGCGGCCGGCAACGCCCTCGCGCTGCTGTTCTGCCTGGTCCAGGGCACGACGCACTGGATCAAGCTCAATCCCGAGAATTATTTTGTCTCTTTCGTACCCGTGCACGTGGATCTGCCGGGGATCCTGGTCGCCGACGCCGCGGCGTTCCTGGGAATCCTGCTGTTGCTGCTGATCCCGACGCTTTTCATTTCGCGGGTGGACCCGGCCCGGACGGTCAAGGCCGAGTAG
- a CDS encoding TatD DNase family protein, whose translation MEYIDTHSHAYDEAFAGCEDEVVARGVAAGVTVQLQADIDSHERDRMFALVERHPGVLRPMLGLYPGSVDKDWRREIDALEAWRGRGIVAVGEIGLDYHYGADFKAEQQEAFRVQLELAAAWDLPVNIHLREATEDFFRILEDCRHLHLRGNLHAFGGSVETFERLRRLGDWYVGIGGVVTFKRASVAETVKHIPLERILLETDAPYLTPVPHRGERNESAYIPFIADFIARQKGVSPEEVAAVTTANAKTLFAL comes from the coding sequence ATGGAGTACATCGACACGCACAGCCACGCCTACGACGAAGCCTTCGCGGGATGCGAAGACGAGGTGGTCGCGCGCGGCGTCGCCGCCGGCGTGACGGTCCAGCTGCAGGCCGACATCGACTCGCACGAGCGCGACCGGATGTTCGCCCTCGTGGAGCGGCATCCCGGCGTGCTCCGGCCGATGCTGGGGCTCTACCCCGGCTCCGTCGACAAGGACTGGCGCCGGGAGATCGACGCCCTGGAGGCCTGGCGCGGCCGCGGCATCGTGGCCGTCGGCGAGATCGGCCTGGACTACCACTACGGCGCGGACTTCAAGGCCGAGCAACAGGAAGCCTTCCGCGTCCAGCTGGAGCTCGCCGCCGCCTGGGACCTCCCCGTCAACATCCATCTCCGCGAAGCCACGGAGGACTTTTTCCGGATCCTCGAAGACTGCCGCCACCTGCACCTGCGGGGCAATCTCCACGCCTTCGGCGGCAGCGTCGAGACTTTCGAACGCCTGCGCCGCCTGGGCGACTGGTACGTCGGCATCGGCGGCGTGGTCACCTTCAAGAGAGCCTCCGTCGCCGAGACGGTCAAGCACATTCCCCTGGAGCGAATCCTGCTGGAGACCGACGCTCCCTACCTCACTCCCGTCCCGCATCGCGGCGAGCGCAACGAGAGCGCCTATATCCCTTTCATCGCCGACTTCATCGCCCGCCAGAAGGGCGTCAGCCCGGAGGAAGTCGCCGCCGTGACCACCGCCAACGCTAAAACGCTTTTTGCATTATGA
- a CDS encoding S-adenosylmethionine:tRNA ribosyltransferase-isomerase, giving the protein MKLSQFDFELPKERIATELMPEVDGHVQWRDECKLMVLHKDTGEIEHRQFKDIIDYFGKGDRFVLNDTKVFPAKLFGKKEKTGADIMVFLLRELNREQRLWDVIVDPARKIRIGNKLYFGEDESMVAEVIDNTTSRGRTLRFLYDGPYDEFKAALFALGQTPVPEWVKETPTERDAEEFQTIFATHEGAVSAPAAGLHFSRELLNRMILHDIEKTFITVHMGIGHFRTVDVEDLSKHRMDGERIIISEQAADEINRTKRGGGRICAVGVTVIRALETYVTTSHEVRPTDTWTNKFIFPPYEFSIPDAIVSNFHLPESTMLMSVAAFGGYEKVMNAYQSALDNNYRFGPYGDALLIV; this is encoded by the coding sequence ATGAAGCTTTCTCAATTTGATTTCGAACTCCCTAAGGAGCGTATCGCCACGGAGTTGATGCCCGAAGTGGATGGGCACGTGCAGTGGCGCGACGAGTGCAAGCTGATGGTCCTGCACAAGGACACGGGCGAGATCGAGCACCGTCAGTTCAAGGACATCATCGATTATTTCGGCAAGGGCGACCGCTTCGTGCTCAACGACACCAAGGTCTTCCCGGCCAAGTTGTTCGGCAAGAAGGAGAAGACCGGTGCCGACATCATGGTGTTCCTGCTCCGCGAGCTGAACCGCGAGCAGCGTCTCTGGGACGTGATCGTGGACCCGGCCCGCAAGATCCGTATCGGCAACAAGCTCTATTTCGGCGAAGACGAGAGCATGGTGGCCGAGGTCATCGACAACACGACCTCCCGCGGCCGCACCCTGCGTTTCCTCTATGACGGCCCGTACGACGAGTTCAAGGCCGCCCTGTTCGCCCTCGGCCAGACGCCGGTCCCCGAGTGGGTCAAGGAGACGCCGACCGAGCGCGACGCCGAGGAGTTCCAGACCATCTTCGCGACGCACGAAGGCGCCGTGTCCGCGCCCGCGGCCGGCCTGCACTTCAGCCGCGAGCTGCTCAACCGGATGATCCTGCACGACATCGAGAAGACCTTCATCACCGTGCACATGGGCATCGGCCATTTCCGCACGGTGGACGTGGAGGACCTCTCCAAGCACCGCATGGACGGCGAGCGCATCATCATCAGCGAGCAGGCAGCCGACGAGATCAACCGGACCAAGCGCGGCGGCGGCCGCATCTGCGCCGTCGGCGTGACCGTGATCCGCGCGCTGGAGACCTACGTGACCACGAGCCACGAGGTGCGCCCGACCGACACCTGGACCAACAAGTTCATCTTCCCGCCCTACGAGTTCTCCATCCCCGACGCCATCGTGTCCAACTTCCACCTCCCGGAATCCACGATGCTGATGAGCGTGGCGGCCTTCGGCGGCTATGAGAAGGTGATGAACGCCTACCAGAGCGCCCTGGACAACAACTACCGTTTCGGGCCTTACGGCGACGCGCTGCTGATTGTGTAA
- a CDS encoding DNA processing protein — translation MKGSDSPLVSAIALNAIFGNAPKFSHRLIDALGSAGAVFDLSPEERLALFGPHNPRAALIGPAALDAAQAEFERLSAQGCQFLDIFAEGYPDALRECPDAPLLLYVRSDTPAGELFGSRPAVAVVGTRDQSPYGRECCRRIVKALSEAPAKPMIVSGLALGVDITAHAAALEGGLVTVGVSPVGIDDVYPRRHAPFVERMCHTPGCALVTDYPPGTIPSAFNFLRRNRIIAGLAGATVLIESRLKGGGMITARLAAGYGRDVFAVPGRIDDLRSQGCNQLLREQVAAPVAVPETLPAALGLGQLRRTRAADLETAVRQRFGSAFPDAEVDRLVLLARLIRAERGIGLDELCRATQLDYPDVARSAGLLEEEGFIEMDLLQRCAIKVKIG, via the coding sequence ATGAAAGGATCCGATTCTCCCCTGGTGAGCGCCATCGCGCTCAACGCCATTTTCGGCAATGCGCCGAAGTTTTCCCATCGCCTGATCGACGCGCTCGGCTCCGCGGGCGCCGTGTTCGACCTCTCGCCGGAGGAGCGACTCGCGCTCTTCGGGCCCCACAACCCGCGCGCCGCGCTGATCGGCCCGGCGGCGCTGGACGCCGCGCAGGCCGAGTTCGAGCGGCTGTCCGCGCAGGGCTGCCAGTTCCTGGACATCTTCGCCGAAGGCTATCCGGACGCGCTGCGGGAATGCCCGGACGCGCCCTTGCTGCTCTATGTGCGCAGCGACACGCCCGCCGGCGAGCTGTTCGGGTCCCGCCCCGCCGTGGCCGTCGTCGGGACGCGGGACCAGAGTCCCTACGGGCGGGAGTGCTGCCGGCGCATCGTGAAGGCGCTTTCGGAGGCGCCGGCCAAGCCGATGATCGTGAGCGGGCTCGCGCTCGGCGTGGACATCACGGCGCACGCCGCCGCGCTGGAGGGCGGGCTGGTCACCGTCGGGGTCAGCCCGGTGGGCATCGACGACGTGTATCCGCGGCGGCACGCGCCTTTCGTGGAGCGGATGTGCCACACGCCGGGCTGCGCCCTGGTCACGGATTACCCGCCCGGGACCATTCCCTCGGCGTTCAATTTCCTGCGGCGCAACCGCATCATCGCCGGCCTCGCCGGCGCCACGGTGCTCATCGAGTCCCGCCTCAAGGGAGGCGGGATGATCACGGCGCGCCTGGCCGCCGGCTACGGCCGCGACGTGTTCGCCGTGCCCGGGCGCATCGACGACCTCCGCTCGCAGGGCTGCAACCAGCTGCTGCGGGAGCAGGTGGCGGCACCCGTGGCCGTGCCCGAGACGCTGCCTGCGGCACTCGGGCTCGGCCAGCTGCGCCGCACCCGCGCGGCTGACCTCGAGACCGCCGTGCGCCAGCGCTTCGGCTCCGCCTTCCCGGACGCCGAAGTGGACCGGCTCGTGCTGCTCGCCCGGCTGATCCGCGCCGAGCGCGGCATCGGGCTGGACGAGCTGTGCCGCGCCACGCAGCTGGACTACCCCGACGTGGCCCGCTCGGCGGGTCTCCTGGAGGAGGAAGGCTTCATCGAGATGGATCTCCTGCAAAGATGCGCCATCAAAGTAAAAATTGGTTAA
- a CDS encoding 16S rRNA C967 or C1407 C5-methylase, RsmB/RsmF family — protein sequence MEEQAGVAVRLHPFKGLAGPEGAPVPWSPYGRILSERPVFTLDPLFHAGCYYVQDSSAMFVGHLFRQLLAAGRTEPPQNFASLIPPTAAQRVPPVYEATGGHGFAGAHPAGQPVRVLDLCAAPGGKTTDLAASLREAYGDAFVLVANEVMKARVGVLDDNVARWGDPNVVVTSVDPAAFARLEGYFDIIVADVPCSGEGMFRKDPRAREEWSPAVVELCAARQKRILADVWPALREGGWLLYSTCTYEAAENDENLAWAAAELGGEILEPEAEFEEYGVRRTPHGHLLEAGVVPGEGQWAGALRKTAPQRVARGAEPALLHPLRSGLRKGEAKGKDFIPDADYALSIKFDSKDYPAVDVDRQTALRFLHRDALVLPHAAPGYNVVTYLGHPLGFVKNIGSRCNNLLPKGRRILMNV from the coding sequence ATGGAGGAGCAGGCGGGCGTCGCGGTGCGGCTGCATCCGTTCAAGGGGCTGGCGGGGCCGGAAGGCGCGCCGGTGCCCTGGTCGCCGTATGGCCGCATCCTCTCCGAGCGCCCCGTCTTCACGCTCGACCCGCTTTTCCACGCGGGTTGCTACTATGTGCAGGATTCGTCCGCCATGTTCGTCGGACATCTCTTCCGACAGCTTTTGGCTGCCGGCAGGACTGAGCCCCCGCAAAACTTCGCTTCGCTCATCCCCCCCACTGCTGCGCAGCGGGTCCCCCCCGTTTACGAGGCCACGGGTGGCCACGGTTTTGCGGGGGCTCATCCTGCCGGACAGCCGGTCAGGGTATTGGACTTATGCGCGGCGCCGGGCGGGAAGACGACGGATCTGGCGGCGTCGCTGCGGGAGGCGTACGGAGACGCTTTCGTGCTGGTGGCGAACGAGGTGATGAAGGCGCGCGTGGGCGTGCTGGACGACAACGTGGCGCGCTGGGGCGACCCGAACGTGGTCGTGACGAGCGTGGATCCGGCGGCGTTCGCGCGGCTGGAGGGCTATTTCGACATCATCGTCGCGGACGTGCCGTGCAGCGGCGAGGGGATGTTCCGCAAGGATCCGCGGGCCCGCGAGGAATGGAGCCCTGCCGTGGTGGAGCTGTGCGCGGCGCGCCAGAAGCGCATTCTGGCGGACGTATGGCCTGCATTGCGCGAAGGGGGCTGGCTGCTCTACAGCACCTGCACCTACGAGGCCGCGGAGAACGACGAGAACCTGGCCTGGGCGGCCGCCGAGCTGGGCGGCGAAATCCTGGAGCCGGAGGCGGAATTCGAAGAATACGGCGTGCGCCGCACCCCGCACGGGCACCTGCTGGAGGCAGGGGTCGTGCCGGGCGAGGGGCAGTGGGCCGGGGCGCTCCGCAAGACGGCCCCGCAACGCGTCGCCCGCGGAGCGGAGCCCGCGCTGCTGCACCCGCTGCGCAGCGGGCTGCGGAAGGGCGAGGCGAAGGGAAAGGATTTCATTCCGGACGCGGATTACGCTTTGAGCATAAAATTTGATAGCAAGGACTACCCGGCCGTGGACGTGGACCGGCAGACGGCCCTGCGCTTCCTCCACCGGGACGCGCTCGTGCTGCCGCACGCCGCCCCCGGCTACAATGTAGTGACATATCTGGGCCATCCGCTGGGATTCGTCAAGAACATCGGTTCGCGATGCAACAATCTTCTCCCGAAGGGGCGCCGGATTTTGATGAACGTTTGA
- a CDS encoding putative endopeptidase, translating into MKKIYLFMIPLMMLAACQSKETKTSAINLADLDTSVAPGEDFYQYANGGWQKNNPLKPEYGRFGSFDMLREQNVENLNALFSEMTTMNPEPGSIDQKIVDLYKQGLDSTRLNAEGAAPLKKYLDEIYAVSDKKALAAHLGKLNLIGEGGFFGGGAEADLMNSQVQVLYLGQGGLGMGDRDYYVDPANAELRKGYEAMLVKFFTLAGLDNAEQRAANAAGLEDKLARVSWTSVQNRDMEKIYNPMSSAQLFKAYPGFDFKTFFAALGIADQDKIIVEQPSYFEGFSKIFKSTDLEVLKDYVAAGLINSAAGNLSDDFYEANFDFYSRQMSGVTEQKPRWKRAMSVPNSILGEAVGQMYVAKFFPETSKQKMLDLVKNLQISLGQHIDELDWMSDATKAKAREKLAAFTVKIGYPDKWKDYSTLTVDPELSYLDNLVAASAWYVADNLSKIGKPTDPTEWGMTPQTVNAYYNPTTNEICFPAGILQPPFFNPEADDAVNYGAIGVVIGHEMTHGFDDQGSLFDKDGNMNNWWTAEDRAAFVAKTKVLADQYSEVEVVPGLKANGELTLGENIADHGGISIAWTALHNAVGKNVPAPIDGLTMEQRFFLGYAHVWAQNITDEESARLTKLDVHSLGKNRVNVALRNFGTFFDAFGIKEGDAMWRPEAERVHIW; encoded by the coding sequence ATGAAAAAGATTTATCTGTTTATGATTCCTCTGATGATGCTGGCAGCCTGCCAGTCCAAGGAAACGAAAACGTCCGCCATCAACCTGGCCGACCTGGACACGTCGGTCGCTCCCGGCGAAGATTTCTATCAGTACGCCAACGGCGGCTGGCAAAAGAATAATCCCCTCAAGCCCGAGTACGGCCGCTTCGGCTCTTTCGACATGCTGCGCGAGCAGAACGTCGAGAACCTCAACGCCCTGTTCTCCGAAATGACGACGATGAACCCGGAGCCGGGTTCCATCGACCAGAAGATCGTCGACCTGTACAAGCAGGGCCTCGACTCCACCCGCCTCAACGCGGAGGGTGCCGCCCCGCTCAAGAAATACCTTGACGAGATCTACGCCGTCTCCGACAAGAAGGCGCTCGCCGCCCACCTCGGCAAGCTGAACCTCATCGGCGAGGGCGGCTTCTTCGGCGGCGGTGCGGAGGCTGACCTGATGAACAGCCAGGTCCAGGTCCTCTACCTCGGCCAGGGCGGCCTCGGCATGGGCGACCGCGACTACTACGTGGACCCGGCCAACGCCGAGCTCCGCAAGGGCTACGAGGCGATGCTCGTCAAGTTCTTCACGCTCGCCGGCCTGGACAACGCCGAGCAGCGCGCCGCCAACGCCGCGGGCCTCGAGGACAAGCTCGCCCGGGTCTCCTGGACCAGCGTCCAGAACCGTGACATGGAGAAGATCTACAACCCGATGAGCTCCGCCCAGCTCTTCAAGGCCTATCCGGGCTTCGACTTCAAGACCTTCTTCGCCGCGCTCGGCATCGCCGACCAGGACAAGATCATCGTGGAGCAGCCTTCCTATTTCGAGGGTTTCAGCAAGATCTTCAAGAGCACCGACCTCGAGGTGCTCAAGGACTATGTCGCCGCCGGCCTGATCAACAGCGCCGCCGGCAACCTGTCCGACGACTTCTACGAGGCCAACTTCGACTTCTACAGCCGCCAGATGAGCGGCGTGACCGAGCAGAAGCCGCGCTGGAAGCGCGCGATGAGCGTGCCCAACAGCATCCTCGGCGAGGCTGTCGGCCAGATGTACGTGGCCAAGTTCTTCCCCGAGACCTCCAAGCAGAAGATGCTCGACCTGGTCAAGAACCTCCAGATCTCCCTGGGCCAGCACATCGACGAGCTCGACTGGATGTCCGACGCCACCAAGGCCAAGGCCCGCGAGAAGCTGGCCGCCTTCACCGTGAAGATCGGCTATCCCGACAAGTGGAAGGACTACAGCACCCTCACCGTGGATCCGGAACTCAGCTACCTGGACAACCTGGTCGCCGCCAGCGCCTGGTACGTGGCGGACAACCTGTCCAAGATCGGCAAGCCGACGGACCCGACCGAGTGGGGCATGACCCCGCAGACGGTCAACGCCTACTACAACCCGACGACCAACGAGATCTGCTTCCCGGCCGGTATCCTCCAGCCGCCGTTCTTCAACCCGGAGGCTGACGACGCCGTCAACTATGGCGCCATCGGCGTGGTGATCGGCCACGAGATGACCCACGGCTTCGACGATCAGGGCAGCCTGTTCGACAAGGACGGCAACATGAACAACTGGTGGACCGCCGAGGATCGCGCCGCTTTCGTGGCCAAGACCAAGGTGCTCGCCGACCAGTACAGCGAGGTGGAGGTCGTGCCCGGCCTGAAGGCCAACGGCGAGCTCACCCTCGGCGAGAACATCGCCGACCACGGCGGCATCAGCATCGCCTGGACGGCCCTGCACAACGCCGTCGGCAAGAACGTCCCCGCCCCGATCGACGGCCTGACCATGGAGCAGCGCTTCTTCCTCGGCTATGCCCACGTCTGGGCACAGAACATCACCGACGAGGAGAGCGCCCGCCTGACCAAGCTCGACGTCCACTCGCTGGGCAAGAACCGCGTCAACGTGGCCCTGCGCAACTTCGGCACCTTCTTCGACGCCTTCGGCATCAAGGAAGGCGATGCGATGTGGCGCCCGGAGGCCGAGCGCGTCCATATCTGGTAA
- a CDS encoding L-asparaginase: MKLNLNLFPDKNRPTSVLLVYTGGTIGMKADPVDGTLKPFDFSGILEEVPELRKFALKIDSYTFNPIIDSSDVEPSLWQSLATLIRDRYDDYDGFVILHGTDTMAYSASALSFMLENLGKPVIFTGSQLPIGEPRTDGKENLISAVEIATAKDSNGRPMVPEVCICFNSQLLRGNRSVKVNATGFDAFKSPNYPLLATAGISIKYNNSFIHNDYDRRKGVSIHTDLDTRVSVLKLHPGITEQAVRDILLGDGSRAVILETYGSGNAPCRPWFLALVREAASRGKILLNVTQCLSGDVDMDIYATGRALKDAGVICGHDITTESALGKLFYLMGGNADNEKVKVLLERNLKGEISK, encoded by the coding sequence ATGAAGCTGAATCTCAATTTGTTCCCCGACAAGAACCGCCCCACTTCCGTGCTGCTGGTCTACACGGGAGGCACCATCGGCATGAAGGCCGACCCCGTGGACGGGACGCTCAAGCCCTTCGACTTCAGCGGCATCCTCGAGGAAGTGCCCGAGCTGCGCAAATTCGCGCTCAAGATCGATTCCTATACTTTCAATCCCATCATCGACTCGTCCGACGTCGAGCCGTCCCTCTGGCAGTCCCTCGCCACGCTGATCCGCGACCGCTACGACGACTACGACGGCTTCGTGATCCTGCACGGCACGGACACGATGGCCTACTCCGCCTCGGCGCTGAGCTTCATGCTGGAGAACCTCGGCAAGCCGGTCATCTTCACGGGCAGCCAGCTGCCCATCGGCGAGCCGCGCACGGACGGCAAGGAAAACCTCATTTCGGCCGTGGAGATCGCCACGGCCAAGGACTCGAACGGGCGCCCGATGGTGCCGGAAGTGTGCATCTGCTTCAATTCGCAGCTGCTCCGCGGCAACCGCAGCGTCAAGGTCAACGCCACGGGATTCGACGCCTTCAAGTCGCCCAACTACCCGCTCCTCGCGACGGCGGGCATCAGCATCAAATACAACAACAGCTTCATCCACAACGACTACGACCGCCGCAAGGGCGTCTCCATCCACACGGACCTGGACACCCGCGTGTCGGTCCTCAAGCTGCATCCCGGCATCACCGAGCAGGCCGTGCGGGACATCCTCCTCGGCGACGGCTCCCGCGCCGTCATCCTGGAGACCTACGGCTCGGGCAACGCCCCCTGCCGCCCCTGGTTCCTCGCCCTGGTCCGCGAAGCGGCCTCGCGGGGCAAGATCCTGCTCAACGTGACGCAGTGCCTGAGCGGCGACGTGGACATGGACATCTATGCGACCGGCCGCGCCCTGAAGGACGCAGGCGTCATATGCGGGCACGACATCACGACGGAGAGCGCCCTCGGCAAGCTCTTTTACCTGATGGGCGGGAACGCCGACAACGAGAAAGTGAAGGTACTTTTGGAGCGGAACCTGAAGGGCGAAATCTCAAAATAA
- a CDS encoding ADP-ribose pyrophosphatase YjhB, NUDIX family, with product MHKIYFEKRCIIICSPDEQALSDPNAVEFHFGESINIHTLVAMFEASASLSRIYIPTGDVAGMYRRVCAEFREVDAAGGLVSNRRGDYLLIQRGGLWDLPKGHREPGEDIQLTALREVQEETGVDQLELRGLICITDHCYLRDGIWHLKHTWWYDMLYTDPVDLTPQREEDISRAAWVARSSLPPFLKNTYPSIVEVFREAKI from the coding sequence ATGCACAAGATATACTTCGAAAAACGCTGTATCATCATCTGCAGTCCCGACGAACAAGCCCTTTCCGATCCCAATGCGGTCGAGTTCCATTTCGGCGAAAGCATCAACATCCACACCCTCGTGGCCATGTTCGAAGCCTCCGCGTCCCTCTCCCGGATCTACATCCCCACCGGAGACGTCGCCGGGATGTACCGCCGCGTCTGCGCCGAATTCCGCGAAGTCGACGCCGCCGGCGGCCTGGTCTCCAACCGGCGCGGCGACTACCTCCTCATCCAGCGGGGCGGCCTCTGGGACCTCCCGAAAGGCCATCGCGAACCCGGCGAAGACATCCAGCTCACCGCCCTGCGCGAAGTCCAGGAAGAGACCGGCGTCGACCAGCTTGAACTCCGCGGCCTGATCTGCATCACCGACCACTGCTACTTGCGCGACGGCATCTGGCACCTCAAACACACCTGGTGGTACGACATGCTCTACACCGACCCGGTAGACCTCACCCCGCAGCGCGAAGAAGACATCTCGCGCGCCGCCTGGGTGGCACGCTCCAGCCTGCCCCCCTTCCTGAAAAACACCTATCCTTCCATCGTGGAAGTCTTCCGCGAAGCGAAAATCTAG